The stretch of DNA GCTTCAAGAAATATGTGGCATGGGGAGTATTGGCTTACAATTTAAAGCGATTGGGCAGATTGTGCATGGAGCAGCAAAAAGCGAAAGCCAAGAAACTGCAAAAAGCGAAAAAACGAAAGCTCAAAAAAGCCTCTTGAGTTTCAAAATAGGCTTTTCTTTATAAATTGTTGATAAATAAGATTTTAACGTATTTCATAGGGGATTGTCTGCTCCGAAATGAGCGCAATGCAATGTATATCAGTAATTTAGAAAGAAATTGCCTCAAAACTCAAAAAAACATTCTCATAGATGTTTTTTTTTAATCTGTTTTTAATAAAAAAGCCTGTTTTCGTTCAGGCACTAGATAGATCCATGAGGGCAATGAATAGACATGCCAACAACTCCCAAATGTTTCATGGAGATATACTTAGCACTACTCATAATTTCAGAGCTTTTGCCCTTCTTCATAATTTTTCACCCTCTTGTTTACAGGCTTGGGATGAATCAGCTGTCTTAATCAGTCCTGCGGCAAGACTCAACGGATTTGTCTATCATCATGACTGGTTACAGAATTTGTTAATCGCGGCTTCGTTAGGAGGATATCGAAATCACAGCAATCCGTTATAATCAGGAAGTTTTATAGCCATGAACTTTTTGATTCAAGACCTCTGCCAATATAGTGGCATCATCGACAGCCGTTTGAAGTGGCGTAACGTGTTGATAGTCGTTGATACCGATGATGAAGGCGTGGGAGGTGGTGAAATTGGGCATTGGTGGTCTATTTTTTTGAATGATAGCTCACTAGCGGTGGGTTTCGAAACCCACCGCTAGTGAGCAGTTAGGTAGTAGATGTCACCGAACCTTCCAGGTGTCGGCGAATCGTATCGCTTGTTTCTAAACTGTCGTCACATAATGTCCATGCACATATTCGGTATCGGTGATTTTTAGCCAATCCCCCACTTTCTCCAAAACTTTCACACGATTGCCTCTATCCAATTGACGACTAACATCATAATCCATGCTTGGCCCTGTTCTGACATTGAGGCGGTTGGCATTGATGATGCCTTGTTCATTGTTGAGGATGGTGAGGTAATTGGCGTGAACAAAACGCTCTGTACCGATTTCCGCCCAGCGGTCGTGCCAACGGTAAATCAGCACTTTATTGCCTTCTGAAAGTGTGTCAACTTTCGCATAAGCGGTGCTTGGTCCACTCCGCACATTGAGTTTTTGGGCATTGACAGTGGCTTCGAGAATTGGCGGTGGTGGCGGTGGTGGAATGCCTGCAATGCTTACGGCTTTGAGCGCATTCACCCGCCCATGTCCCATTTTTTTAGAATGTCCGTTTACATAACCTTCAAGGTCTAAATTGAGGTCGGTTACTTTGTCGGTAGTCAATTGAAGTATGTTTTTTACATCTTTGGCAGTCAGATTGTTGTTGGCTGTCAATAGCAATCCACAAATCCCAGCAATCAATGGGCAGGAACTCGATGTGCCACCAAACCATGAGGTATAGTGATGACCTTCGGGAAGGGTGAAAACTTGTGAGGGGTTTTCGTTGAGGTCGGGAGCAACGGAGGCTGTGGTAATGGTGGCAAAACCATCGCCTCCACTTGAAGGAGCTGCAATGCTTACGTTTTTGCCGTAGAAAGAATAGTTGGCGGGAGTGTCTAAACTCGTTGAAGCTGCTACACATATCACATTGGGGTCTGCTGCAAAATTGCTTACCTCAACGGCTCTCCAACTTGTATGCGGATTGGCATTGCCCGCTGCAAAACAGACAATACACCCTTTGCCATTGCGCCCATTGGTGCTAACTTCTCTCAGTGTATTTTGCATCAAAGTGCTGATATTGAAGCCTGCGGGCCAACCCCAACTGCAACTGATAATGTCTGCGCCGTTGTTCATCGCATATTCAAACCATTTTTTTGCATCCAAATCCGAAACCACTCTTGACCACTGAATGGGCATCAAGCGGGCATTGGGGCAAGCACCCAATGCTCCAAAACTATTGAGTGCGCCTACTGCCACACCTGCACAGGAGGTGCCGTGTGTTTCGCCTAAAAAACGGGCAGTTGGGTCTGCATCGTTGTTGTTGAAGTCGTAGGGGTTTCTGATTTTTGTGCCATCTCCTTTAAGGTTGGGATGTTGGAGATCAAAAGCTCCATCAATCACTGCAATAACAATGTTTTTATCCCCCAAAGCGGGTTTTCCAATTTTGTCTAAATATGCCCATGCTTCGACTACTTTGGCAT from Chitinophagales bacterium encodes:
- a CDS encoding S8 family serine peptidase, encoding MNELTLNYGGQPVTFQKSLTTYAVKTKNGEELPKSRNVDAPKTEKMGAFTLVEVSPEPASRGVSNDVEAALDEARQTPNVSVGTHVFYVNEAKSPLIPTGVVHVIFSTDSDKASNLVLLESHHLNIIETIADNEFITQLTPASANPLKVALALQNEAEVAVAEPDFLKELVEHAFVPPTSKLFKEQWHLENEGPDRYYWANGGVGIFSQTYFKKGADAKVVEAWAYLDKIGKPALGDKNIVIAVIDGAFDLQHPNLKGDGTKIRNPYDFNNNDADPTARFLGETHGTSCAGVAVGALNSFGALGACPNARLMPIQWSRVVSDLDAKKWFEYAMNNGADIISCSWGWPAGFNISTLMQNTLREVSTNGRNGKGCIVCFAAGNANPHTSWRAVEVSNFAADPNVICVAASTSLDTPANYSFYGKNVSIAAPSSGGDGFATITTASVAPDLNENPSQVFTLPEGHHYTSWFGGTSSSCPLIAGICGLLLTANNNLTAKDVKNILQLTTDKVTDLNLDLEGYVNGHSKKMGHGRVNALKAVSIAGIPPPPPPPILEATVNAQKLNVRSGPSTAYAKVDTLSEGNKVLIYRWHDRWAEIGTERFVHANYLTILNNEQGIINANRLNVRTGPSMDYDVSRQLDRGNRVKVLEKVGDWLKITDTEYVHGHYVTTV